The Streptococcus viridans genome includes a window with the following:
- a CDS encoding type Z 30S ribosomal protein S14, which produces MAKKSMIAKNKRPAKFSTQAYTRCERCGRPHSVYRKFKLCRVCFRELAYKGQIPGVTKASW; this is translated from the coding sequence ATGGCTAAAAAATCTATGATTGCTAAGAACAAACGCCCAGCGAAGTTCTCTACTCAAGCATACACTCGCTGTGAACGTTGTGGACGTCCACACTCAGTTTACCGCAAGTTTAAACTTTGCCGTGTTTGCTTCCGTGAATTGGCATACAAAGGACAAATCCCTGGTGTCACTAAAGCATCTTGGTAA
- the rpsH gene encoding 30S ribosomal protein S8 has translation MVMTDPIADFLTRIRNANQAKHEVLEVPASNIKKGIAEILKREGFVKNVEVIEDDKQGIIRVFLKYGTNGEKVITNLKRVSKPGLRVYKKREDLPKVLNGLGIAILSTSEGLLTDKEARQKNVGGEVIAYVW, from the coding sequence ATGGTTATGACTGACCCAATCGCAGACTTCCTAACTCGTATTCGTAACGCTAACCAAGCAAAACACGAAGTACTTGAAGTGCCTGCATCAAACATCAAAAAAGGGATTGCTGAAATCCTTAAACGCGAAGGTTTTGTAAAAAACGTTGAAGTAATTGAAGATGACAAACAAGGAATCATCCGCGTGTTCTTGAAATACGGAACAAACGGTGAAAAAGTTATCACAAACTTGAAACGTGTTTCTAAACCAGGTTTGCGTGTTTACAAAAAACGTGAGGACCTTCCAAAAGTTCTTAACGGACTTGGAATTGCTATCCTTTCAACTTCTGAAGGTTTGCTTACTGATAAAGAAGCACGCCAAAAGAATGTTGGTGGTGAGGTTATCGCTTACGTTTGGTAA